The following proteins are encoded in a genomic region of Mahella australiensis 50-1 BON:
- a CDS encoding site-specific DNA-methyltransferase, whose product MIKDIMNANDSAAPNSREMAVLKENFPSCFRADGSFDIERFKEFLSDKIAVTGEGYELKFLGKNYARLLASIDTTTVVVPDEEHNSKPENMNSENIYISGDNLDGLKHLLKSYSRQVKCIYIDPPYNTGTDGFVYNDQFNFTVEELSEKLSISEEQAQRILDLTKRGSASHSAWLMFMYPRLLLARDLLKDDGVVFISIDDNEQANLRLICDDVFGEENFEGHIHWRRRHNQPNDKTKLIGIVAEHILVYSRNCQYLKDVGVGKVALTGEFSNPDNDPRGDWASKPWKAGSDQSGTRYTIITPTGIELNEEWMGDFDTYTSLLNDNRIYFPRGGDGMPRKKYFKTERQAEGQCATNWWIHENYGSNQKASDELTELFGFKNAFSNPKPTQLIDAIISLANVKDGDIILDFFSGSATTAHSALQFSLGYKCKFIMIQLPENLDYLFANASSSEKEKWKNVIKMLDENGRPHTLDQIGLERIIRAAKAIKEKYPDTTADLGFKHFTLVEPADDTLDKLEKFDPNENKLFADKNLLSEFGKPTVLATWFVRDGYGLTADAEELNFAGYNGYYIGKHLYLIEPELSNKAIEAIVVKYETDGSFNPENVVLFGYSFTWTEIEALKINLKRLKDTEKNLRINFDIRY is encoded by the coding sequence ATGATTAAGGATATTATGAATGCCAATGATAGTGCAGCACCGAACAGTCGAGAAATGGCTGTGCTAAAAGAAAATTTTCCTTCATGCTTTAGGGCAGATGGGTCCTTTGATATTGAACGGTTTAAAGAATTTTTAAGTGATAAGATTGCTGTAACAGGAGAGGGTTATGAACTCAAGTTTTTGGGTAAAAATTATGCTCGATTGCTGGCTTCAATCGATACTACAACAGTTGTCGTACCAGACGAGGAACATAACTCAAAACCAGAAAATATGAACAGTGAAAATATCTACATAAGCGGAGATAACCTTGATGGATTAAAGCATCTCTTGAAGTCCTATTCACGTCAAGTTAAATGTATTTATATTGATCCTCCTTATAACACTGGAACAGATGGATTTGTGTATAATGATCAGTTCAATTTTACTGTGGAAGAGCTTTCGGAAAAACTAAGTATTAGCGAAGAACAGGCACAACGCATTTTAGACTTAACAAAACGTGGTTCGGCTTCTCATTCTGCGTGGTTAATGTTTATGTACCCACGTCTTTTACTGGCTAGGGATTTGCTTAAGGATGACGGTGTGGTTTTTATCTCAATAGATGATAATGAACAAGCAAATCTAAGGCTTATTTGTGATGACGTGTTTGGGGAAGAGAATTTTGAAGGCCACATTCATTGGAGAAGACGACATAATCAACCGAATGATAAAACTAAATTAATAGGAATTGTTGCTGAACACATTCTTGTATACTCTAGAAATTGTCAATACCTTAAAGATGTAGGCGTTGGTAAAGTCGCACTTACAGGAGAATTTTCAAATCCTGATAATGACCCACGTGGTGATTGGGCTTCAAAACCTTGGAAAGCAGGTTCTGATCAATCTGGCACTAGATACACTATTATTACTCCAACTGGGATTGAACTTAATGAAGAATGGATGGGAGACTTTGATACATATACATCTCTTTTAAACGACAATAGAATATATTTTCCACGTGGTGGCGATGGAATGCCTCGAAAGAAATATTTCAAAACTGAAAGGCAGGCAGAGGGGCAATGTGCTACTAATTGGTGGATTCATGAAAATTATGGGAGCAATCAAAAAGCTAGCGATGAATTAACCGAGCTATTTGGATTTAAAAATGCTTTTAGTAATCCCAAACCAACACAATTAATTGATGCAATAATAAGTTTAGCTAATGTTAAAGACGGTGATATTATTTTGGATTTCTTTAGCGGTTCTGCAACTACGGCACATTCTGCACTCCAATTTTCATTAGGATATAAGTGTAAATTTATAATGATACAATTGCCTGAAAACCTTGATTATCTTTTTGCAAATGCTTCTAGTAGTGAAAAGGAAAAGTGGAAAAATGTTATAAAGATGTTAGATGAAAATGGGCGTCCTCATACACTTGATCAGATTGGTTTGGAACGCATTATTAGGGCAGCAAAAGCTATAAAGGAAAAATATCCAGACACAACAGCAGACCTTGGCTTTAAGCACTTTACACTTGTAGAGCCAGCTGACGATACTCTAGACAAACTTGAAAAGTTTGACCCTAACGAGAATAAATTATTTGCTGACAAAAACCTTCTTAGTGAATTTGGAAAACCTACCGTCCTTGCCACATGGTTCGTTAGAGATGGATATGGACTTACAGCAGATGCTGAGGAGTTAAACTTTGCGGGATACAATGGATACTATATAGGAAAACATCTTTATCTAATTGAGCCGGAATTGTCTAATAAGGCGATTGAAGCCATTGTTGTAAAATATGAAACTGACGGTAGCTTTAATCCAGAGAATGTAGTGTTATTCGGTTATAGTTTTACATGGACGGAAATTGAAGCTTTGAAAATTAATCTGAAACGGTTGAAGGATACAGAGAAAAACTTGCGTATCAACTTCGATATCCGTTATTGA
- a CDS encoding DUF6951 family protein: protein MYKITIDPGICSFPIIVKAESDDMQHVKLHISTGCSSIQQAAKELTEVDAYKEIFVKPDQSTTYQVLSKYVPHPSCPVYTGILKAIEVAAGLALPKDATIRVEKMD, encoded by the coding sequence ATGTATAAGATCACAATAGACCCGGGTATTTGCAGCTTTCCGATTATAGTTAAGGCTGAATCGGATGATATGCAGCACGTTAAACTGCACATCTCAACAGGTTGCTCAAGCATACAGCAGGCTGCGAAAGAGCTCACGGAAGTGGATGCTTACAAAGAGATATTCGTAAAACCGGATCAATCGACGACATATCAGGTTTTATCCAAATATGTGCCGCATCCCAGTTGTCCGGTTTACACAGGTATTTTAAAAGCTATTGAAGTAGCCGCAGGACTGGCATTGCCAAAAGATGCTACTATAAGAGTCGAAAAAATGGATTAA
- a CDS encoding type III restriction-modification system endonuclease — protein sequence MELILQRGLPHQEKAVDAISAALNGVQITSPVQFYENPSISLSDPKLAANIREIQKNIPAEYRSSMPIGDCLNIDIKMETGTGKTYVYTHTIYELHKRYGLNKFIIAVPSLAIKAGTAQFLRDEYVKRHFSDVCGYGTEIEVGVLEAPKNKKKGRSYFPSVVSDFVKGSCQNTKKIYVLLVNMQLLVVRSNGMLSRDDYDYGVEGFYRPLDAIRATNPVVIIDEPHRFSRDQKAFKVIVDEIKPQCIIRFGATFPETTSGRGKNKITVKDYQNLLYDLNACESFNQNLIKGVTKEHFEPVSKREEKVKITSITSKDSITFQYKKRDESTRTFTLKIGDSLSIINEAFEGIAVHAIGKSTVEFSNGIQKSTGEELNVDIYMTSYQEQMMRLALERHFETEKTNFCGRNFKIKTLALFFIDDISSYRPNEEGKTPYLLQAFERLLKERIESVLSTLGEHDTEYRAYLEASLADISACHAGYFSQDNSDSDEDIAKEVETILHGKKQLLSFKNKDGSYNTLRFLFSKWTLKEGWDNPNVFTIAKLRSSGSENSKLQEVGRGLRLPVDENGNRISNEEFQLNYIVDFTEADFAKRLIDQINGEISQASSISEERLEQVAKKLGMTSDELFDALYDKHYIDRRLNIKPDTKDAFFAEYPDFATGLSSGKVKDRNVAKTKPVKIRKAVYSEIRELWEAINQRYLLFYDDDLDADMAKVVLSLLEKPGVFTDVVMTSSRDIVKSDGSQMTIVSDTGAQYIVSKPIPYNEFLKRITKATNIPIKVLHEALCEYVKRNGTINPEHINENSVSMFIQQFHDWRSNNLQGRFHYAKSNTPVGATALTYSDGSPREDIAQGRIGTKIAPGTPSEKYLYDAFAYDSPLEQKNIMSDIEEVIVYGKIPRSSIAIPTITGGMYSPDFMYVVRRTSGEKELNIVVETKDVENKSDLRGTEKVKIDCARIFFDMLSKDGYTIYFRDQLNNKQMAQIIKEVLTE from the coding sequence ATGGAACTTATCCTACAACGAGGATTACCACACCAGGAAAAAGCTGTAGATGCAATAAGTGCTGCTTTGAATGGGGTACAGATAACTTCTCCTGTACAATTTTATGAAAATCCAAGTATTTCTCTTTCTGATCCTAAACTAGCTGCAAACATTAGAGAAATTCAAAAAAATATACCTGCAGAATATCGAAGCAGTATGCCTATTGGTGACTGCTTGAATATTGATATTAAAATGGAAACTGGTACAGGAAAGACTTACGTTTATACACATACTATATATGAGCTTCATAAACGTTACGGACTTAATAAGTTTATTATCGCTGTACCTTCACTTGCGATTAAAGCGGGAACAGCACAGTTTTTGCGTGATGAATATGTAAAGCGACATTTTTCCGATGTTTGTGGCTATGGTACAGAAATTGAGGTTGGAGTACTAGAAGCGCCAAAAAACAAGAAAAAAGGGCGCTCCTATTTCCCGAGTGTTGTGAGCGACTTTGTAAAAGGTTCTTGCCAGAACACGAAGAAGATTTATGTATTATTAGTTAATATGCAACTACTTGTTGTCCGATCAAATGGTATGCTTAGCCGTGACGATTATGATTATGGAGTAGAAGGTTTTTATAGACCACTTGATGCTATTCGTGCAACAAACCCTGTTGTTATTATTGATGAGCCACACAGATTTTCTCGTGACCAGAAGGCATTTAAGGTTATCGTTGATGAAATAAAACCACAGTGTATTATACGCTTTGGTGCTACCTTCCCTGAAACTACAAGTGGACGTGGAAAAAACAAAATAACCGTAAAAGACTACCAAAACCTACTCTATGATTTGAATGCCTGTGAGTCTTTTAATCAAAATTTGATAAAGGGAGTAACAAAGGAGCATTTTGAACCAGTATCTAAGCGTGAAGAAAAGGTGAAAATCACTTCCATCACAAGCAAGGATTCTATTACCTTTCAGTATAAAAAGCGTGATGAATCGACTAGAACATTTACTCTTAAAATTGGAGATTCACTATCTATCATTAATGAAGCTTTTGAGGGAATTGCGGTTCATGCTATTGGCAAATCAACAGTTGAGTTTTCTAATGGTATTCAAAAGTCAACTGGTGAGGAATTGAATGTGGATATCTATATGACTTCTTATCAAGAGCAGATGATGCGTCTTGCCCTTGAGCGCCATTTTGAAACAGAAAAAACAAACTTTTGCGGTCGCAATTTCAAGATCAAGACATTGGCATTATTCTTTATCGATGATATATCATCATACCGACCAAACGAGGAAGGTAAAACCCCTTATCTATTACAAGCTTTTGAGAGATTGCTTAAGGAACGGATAGAATCGGTTCTATCTACCCTCGGTGAGCATGATACAGAATATCGGGCATATCTGGAAGCAAGTCTTGCAGATATTTCTGCTTGCCATGCAGGCTATTTTTCACAAGACAATAGCGATTCGGATGAAGATATAGCAAAAGAAGTAGAAACCATCCTTCATGGGAAAAAGCAGCTTCTCTCTTTTAAGAATAAAGACGGTAGCTATAACACTTTACGTTTTCTATTTTCAAAATGGACACTTAAAGAGGGCTGGGATAATCCTAATGTATTTACGATAGCTAAACTGCGTTCTAGTGGAAGTGAAAACAGTAAACTGCAAGAGGTTGGGCGAGGTTTACGACTACCTGTAGATGAGAATGGTAATCGAATCTCCAATGAAGAATTCCAGCTTAATTATATTGTCGACTTCACAGAGGCAGACTTTGCTAAACGATTAATAGACCAAATAAACGGAGAAATTTCACAAGCTTCTTCTATTAGCGAAGAAAGATTGGAACAAGTGGCTAAGAAACTCGGCATGACTTCAGATGAGCTTTTTGATGCGCTATATGATAAACATTACATAGACAGGCGATTAAATATAAAACCCGATACAAAGGACGCCTTCTTTGCAGAATATCCGGACTTTGCTACAGGATTGTCTTCAGGTAAGGTAAAAGACCGAAATGTAGCAAAAACAAAACCTGTAAAAATTCGTAAAGCTGTTTACAGTGAAATACGCGAATTATGGGAAGCAATCAATCAACGATACCTACTTTTCTATGATGATGATTTGGATGCTGATATGGCTAAGGTTGTTTTATCATTACTGGAAAAACCAGGTGTTTTTACAGACGTTGTCATGACTAGTTCCAGAGACATCGTTAAGAGCGATGGCTCACAGATGACGATTGTTTCAGATACAGGTGCTCAATATATAGTATCCAAACCTATTCCCTACAATGAATTTCTTAAGAGGATTACAAAAGCTACAAACATTCCAATTAAAGTATTGCATGAGGCATTGTGTGAGTATGTAAAGAGGAATGGAACTATTAATCCAGAACATATTAATGAAAATTCTGTCAGCATGTTTATCCAACAGTTTCATGACTGGAGAAGCAATAATTTGCAAGGTCGATTCCATTATGCAAAAAGTAATACGCCTGTTGGTGCAACAGCACTCACCTATTCAGACGGTTCTCCACGTGAAGATATTGCACAGGGACGTATTGGTACAAAGATAGCTCCGGGAACTCCAAGTGAGAAGTATTTATATGATGCTTTCGCTTATGATTCACCGTTGGAACAAAAGAATATTATGTCGGACATCGAAGAAGTCATTGTATATGGAAAAATTCCACGTAGCAGCATTGCCATACCGACTATTACCGGTGGAATGTACAGTCCAGACTTCATGTATGTTGTAAGAAGGACTTCTGGTGAGAAAGAGCTTAACATTGTAGTCGAAACAAAAGACGTTGAAAATAAATCCGACTTACGCGGTACAGAAAAAGTAAAAATTGATTGTGCTCGTATATTCTTTGATATGCTCTCGAAAGATGGATACACTATTTATTTCCGTGATCAGTTAAACAACAAACAGATGGCTCAGATTATTAAAGAAGTTTTGACAGAGTGA
- a CDS encoding ATP-dependent nuclease, with product MRLEAILIKHYRSIERVALKLPQNKPLVLFGPNNAGKSNILSAINRLLGERYPTYIEMLESDYFKRNQSEYPTAHITAKFTEPLFYDNRGNGHDIIAVSYGYNGQANNNLLHDGSGNKIYPTNEQRSACQSYLIDAERNIQSAFNYSSSYSLLSKFSKKIHEALSTEHKDELSQAFNQITASFEQTDEFSGFFNRFSEALKGAVKGFVHSLAVDFSAYDPNNYAKSLRIYAKEGDNIRGFEEFGTGEQQVLLMAFVKAYMEVFTGENFVLIIEEPEAHLHPLAQRWLKEYVVDMCSSGIQVIISTHSSEFIDAEYLDGLVRVHKEGGVTKAIQLSAQQLCDFCIGSGVPENCVSPENIVDFYSTKLFSDQLKGMFAETIILVEGATEYFALPVYLKRSGYSLAEHGTEIVNCRGKDAIPLYWRLFKAYGYNCYAIFDCDKNASKTRDVFNGIFCEEEWDTETENCIVRADYAYFGKDFESYLRTAIDDYTSMEQNISEKYHISSKPGKAKAIAQHIEEIPHFIKDIADKLLIIELLGQN from the coding sequence TTGAGGTTAGAAGCAATTTTAATTAAACATTATCGGTCGATAGAAAGAGTGGCTCTTAAACTTCCTCAAAATAAGCCACTTGTCCTATTCGGACCGAATAACGCAGGAAAATCTAATATATTATCAGCTATAAATAGATTACTTGGTGAAAGATATCCAACTTATATTGAGATGTTGGAAAGTGATTACTTTAAACGTAATCAAAGTGAATATCCTACCGCACATATTACTGCTAAATTTACTGAGCCTTTATTTTATGATAATAGAGGAAATGGACATGACATTATAGCTGTAAGTTATGGTTATAATGGACAGGCTAATAATAATCTTTTGCACGATGGCAGTGGAAATAAAATATATCCCACAAACGAACAGCGTTCCGCTTGTCAATCTTACTTGATTGATGCTGAAAGAAATATCCAGAGTGCTTTTAATTATAGTAGTAGCTACTCTTTGTTAAGCAAGTTTTCAAAGAAAATACATGAAGCCTTAAGTACAGAACACAAGGATGAATTATCACAAGCCTTTAATCAAATTACAGCATCCTTTGAACAGACTGATGAATTCTCTGGTTTTTTTAATCGATTTTCTGAGGCACTAAAGGGGGCAGTAAAAGGTTTTGTTCATTCATTGGCTGTGGATTTTTCAGCCTATGATCCAAACAATTATGCAAAGTCACTTCGGATCTATGCAAAAGAGGGAGATAATATTCGTGGATTTGAAGAATTCGGCACTGGTGAACAACAAGTCTTATTAATGGCTTTTGTTAAAGCATATATGGAAGTATTCACTGGTGAAAATTTTGTGTTGATTATTGAAGAACCAGAAGCTCATCTCCATCCCTTAGCTCAAAGATGGTTAAAAGAATATGTTGTCGATATGTGTTCCAGTGGTATTCAAGTAATCATTTCAACGCACTCATCAGAATTCATTGATGCGGAATATTTGGACGGACTTGTGCGAGTACATAAAGAGGGTGGGGTTACTAAAGCAATACAACTATCTGCTCAACAACTTTGCGATTTTTGTATAGGGTCAGGTGTTCCAGAGAATTGTGTGTCACCAGAAAACATAGTTGATTTTTACTCAACAAAACTATTTTCAGACCAGTTAAAAGGAATGTTTGCAGAAACAATCATTTTAGTTGAGGGAGCTACTGAATATTTTGCTCTGCCAGTGTATTTAAAACGTAGTGGGTATTCTTTAGCTGAACATGGAACTGAAATTGTTAATTGTCGCGGTAAGGACGCAATCCCCTTGTACTGGAGGTTATTTAAAGCATACGGTTACAATTGTTATGCCATATTTGATTGTGACAAGAATGCATCAAAGACTAGGGATGTGTTTAATGGCATCTTTTGCGAAGAAGAATGGGATACAGAAACTGAAAATTGTATCGTTCGAGCCGATTATGCATACTTCGGTAAAGACTTTGAATCCTATTTGCGTACAGCAATAGATGATTATACTTCAATGGAACAAAATATTTCTGAAAAATATCATATTTCTTCAAAGCCAGGAAAAGCTAAAGCTATTGCACAACATATAGAGGAAATTCCTCATTTTATTAAGGATATTGCAGATAAACTATTGATTATAGAATTATTGGGACAAAATTAG
- a CDS encoding CapA family protein codes for MPLKYILCIVLTVSMIIITAGCSWLSPTPRQPEAQSEPQPQPEQQPVQPKPEPLPPPPPDKDLKLVAAGDIMLSANRAAGIRMAEHGYKYPFEDVKDKFTAGDIAFANMESPISTTGKKLPGKGITFRTDPIVLDGLKYAGIDIVSLANNHILDYDDPALLDTLRLLDEADIYRVGAGKNIGEARSPAVIEKNGLRVAFLAYSDMADIYFSNAYKKVFAAADDKPGVAPTDIDMILEDVRAVRPQVDIVIVSLHWGVEDSNDTTSQQKEMAHSIIDAGADAILGHHPHVLQGVEIYNGKPIVYSLGNFIFDQLKENNKQSMILEMDFTNDKWTAAKAYPIYMQEKGHPVIASGSKKDEILNKIAELSQDMGTKTEITEDSVIFDIDKQ; via the coding sequence ATGCCGCTTAAATATATACTTTGTATAGTATTGACCGTCAGCATGATTATAATAACAGCCGGCTGTTCGTGGCTGTCTCCGACGCCACGGCAACCCGAAGCTCAATCCGAACCGCAGCCGCAACCTGAACAGCAGCCCGTTCAACCTAAGCCAGAACCTTTGCCGCCTCCTCCTCCGGATAAGGACCTGAAACTTGTTGCGGCAGGGGATATAATGCTGTCAGCCAACAGGGCCGCCGGTATACGGATGGCAGAGCATGGCTATAAATACCCGTTTGAAGATGTGAAGGATAAATTCACAGCCGGCGATATAGCATTTGCCAATATGGAAAGCCCCATATCTACGACGGGCAAAAAACTACCTGGAAAAGGCATAACATTTCGCACCGATCCAATTGTGCTGGATGGCTTAAAATATGCCGGCATAGATATAGTGTCGCTGGCGAATAACCATATATTGGATTACGATGATCCGGCATTGCTGGATACATTGCGCTTGTTGGATGAAGCGGATATATACAGGGTAGGGGCCGGCAAAAATATAGGAGAAGCCAGAAGTCCTGCCGTTATAGAAAAGAACGGCTTAAGAGTGGCATTTTTAGCTTATAGCGACATGGCCGATATATACTTCAGCAATGCATATAAAAAGGTATTTGCCGCTGCCGATGATAAGCCCGGAGTTGCGCCTACTGACATTGATATGATACTGGAGGATGTAAGAGCGGTAAGACCACAGGTTGACATAGTAATCGTATCTTTGCATTGGGGTGTAGAGGACAGCAATGACACTACATCTCAACAAAAGGAAATGGCCCACAGCATTATAGATGCCGGGGCAGATGCTATATTGGGGCACCATCCGCATGTACTGCAGGGGGTGGAAATATATAACGGCAAGCCTATAGTTTATAGTTTGGGCAATTTCATATTCGATCAATTGAAGGAGAATAATAAACAATCCATGATACTGGAGATGGACTTTACCAATGATAAATGGACAGCAGCTAAGGCATATCCTATCTATATGCAAGAGAAAGGTCATCCTGTTATAGCCTCCGGCTCAAAAAAGGATGAGATATTGAATAAGATTGCTGAATTATCACAGGATATGGGAACTAAGACTGAGATAACCGAGGATAGCGTTATATTCGATATTGATAAACAATAG
- a CDS encoding AEC family transporter, translated as MLILDSIQSILPIIIMIAVGYVLTRKGWFNTDTSNLFSKLVTSVALPPYMIYNIMSTYTKDKLIEAGPGLIVPFASIAAAYLLSMGISVVFKIKEQRRGAFQSMFALSNTIFVGLPICLALFGEQSTPYVLLYYIANTTIFWTIGVYGISCDGQQTKTSIFNINTIKRIFSPPLIAFILAVILVLLDVQLPPFIMDTCRYIGNLTTPMAMLFIGIVIATTGIKGVKIDADIIMLMAGRFIITPIITLLLSYFLPMPDLMRKVFVIMAAMPAMGQTPILCKSYDADYQYAAAVVTLTTIISMIAIPLYMVFMA; from the coding sequence TTGTTAATACTAGATTCTATACAAAGCATACTACCTATAATTATAATGATAGCTGTCGGTTATGTGCTAACGCGCAAAGGCTGGTTTAATACAGATACTTCGAATCTATTCTCTAAGCTGGTTACCTCGGTGGCTTTACCGCCTTATATGATCTACAATATCATGAGCACTTATACAAAGGATAAGCTTATAGAGGCAGGACCGGGGCTGATAGTGCCTTTTGCTTCTATAGCTGCTGCATATCTGCTAAGCATGGGGATTTCTGTCGTTTTCAAGATAAAGGAACAGAGGCGGGGGGCATTTCAGTCCATGTTTGCCTTATCAAATACGATTTTTGTCGGCTTGCCTATATGTTTAGCGCTTTTTGGAGAACAAAGCACACCGTATGTGCTGCTATATTATATAGCCAATACGACTATATTTTGGACCATAGGCGTATATGGGATTAGCTGTGATGGGCAACAAACTAAGACGTCCATTTTCAATATAAATACTATAAAACGCATATTCTCTCCGCCGCTGATCGCCTTTATTCTGGCGGTGATTTTGGTTTTGTTGGACGTGCAATTACCACCCTTCATTATGGATACTTGCAGATATATAGGCAATCTTACAACGCCTATGGCCATGCTTTTTATAGGCATCGTTATAGCTACTACGGGCATAAAGGGCGTAAAGATAGATGCGGATATCATAATGCTTATGGCAGGGAGATTTATTATTACACCTATTATCACGCTTTTGTTGTCGTATTTTCTGCCTATGCCGGATTTGATGAGAAAGGTATTTGTTATAATGGCGGCCATGCCGGCTATGGGGCAGACGCCTATACTATGCAAATCATATGATGCTGATTATCAATATGCCGCTGCTGTTGTTACGTTGACTACCATAATCAGCATGATAGCTATACCGCTTTATATGGTTTTTATGGCGTAA
- a CDS encoding helix-turn-helix domain-containing protein has translation MAIHYNKLWKLLIDKNMKKKDLQRLSSVSSATITKLGRNENVNTEILQKICTALECDICDILEFVPDKIEKGKVNDNND, from the coding sequence ATGGCAATACATTATAACAAGCTATGGAAGCTGCTAATTGATAAGAATATGAAAAAGAAAGATTTGCAACGCCTTTCCAGTGTTAGCTCGGCAACTATCACAAAGCTTGGAAGAAACGAAAATGTAAATACAGAAATACTTCAAAAAATATGCACAGCTTTAGAATGTGACATTTGTGATATTTTAGAGTTTGTACCTGATAAAATTGAGAAAGGCAAGGTGAATGATAACAATGATTAA